The uncultured Cohaesibacter sp. region TGCCTCCGAGCAAGCCGGCAGACCGAGAGGCAGCACCGGGTCCTCCTTTGACAATTGACTTGCCTCGAGGTTTTTGTGTTCTGGCTGTTCGAACCGTTCTCCCTGCTACCACTTCTCGGATGAAACGATTGATGTCTGGTTTGGTGAGATCGGACACCCTCTTTGAACCGAGTAGGGGAATGATATGGTTGGCTATATGCCCTCGGTCTGTGCTGAGAGTGCTTTCTTTCTTGGGACGATTGCTTTTTCCCATGATCAGCCCTTTGTCGGCAGCTTCAAGATAAGCCTCGCAAAGCTCCTTGACCGTCATGGTTTTTCTTCTCTGAACTGCTCGATCCTCTACAGGGTCCTCTCCTGTTGTCACTATAGCGAGCTTGCGTGCTTCTTCGGCTGTGATGGTTCCGTGACGCCCTATTGTCATACGCCTGCGACGGTTGTGCGTATTGCGATAGTCGACAAAATAGGTGCGGGTGCCGCTGGGCATGATGAAGACCCCAAATCCTTTGAGATCGCTGCACCAGACGGTGTACTGAGAGGCTTTAGGTTTTGCCGCGTCGACGACGGACTTGGTCAGTCTAGGCATGGGTTCTAACCTCCAAAAAACTCACCAAAAACTCACCACGAAATGGAAAGCTGTAGCGAAGGTTAGGATATCTTCGGGTTAACTGAAGTCAATAAAGATAAAGTCATTTCAGATGGTTAGGCGGAAATTTCGCATTCTTAGGACACTGTGGCGAAGCGTCGAAAAGACCCTTTGGGGTTATTCGGGAGGCAGGGGCCGGAGGTTCGAATCCTCTCACTCCGACCAACCTTTTCAATAGGTTAGGTCTTTCCCGTTTTTCCCTCGCCCATGAAACGGCCTAAAGCGCTATGTTGGATTAACGCTTTTACCCTTCCCATGCACTGACCGCTGACTCCTGAAAATCAGGATGATCATGACGATAGATAAGCTGAACTGACTCTAGCGACGTTGCGAAACAACCAGTTCCAAGCTTGGATGAAAAGCTCGGGCTATGAGAGTGCCGGTATGTGTCGCATAGACAACGTGCTGAGCAGGTATGCTGCGGTCCAGTGCTGTATGGGCTTTGTGGTTCTGCCTTGCTATCTAGCTGATGCAGCTCCGGACCTTACGGATCTCTATATCATGCAGGATGTGCGCACTGCTGTGTCAGGCAGGCAATCTGTCTGGCGAGTGCCAGCACTGCGTGGGAGGGAGCTTGGTTCCGCTTGCGCAGAACTGTAGCAACACGCGGGGGCTTTGCAAATCTGCCTTGGATGATCTCCAGATCATCCGTGATCTGTCGCCTGCCGACGAGAGATATACCGAGGCCCGATCTGAGGGACGACATGATGCCTGACACGCTCGCGCATTTAAGGACGATCGATAAGCCATGTGGCGGTTGCGGCGCAGTCTCCATGGCCCATCGGCGATAGAAGCATCGGTTATCGAAGGCGAGAAACGGGATCGGCCGATCAAAGTCAAGAATAAGATCGCGCGACTTTGCCCAGACGAGGTCGTCCTCGGACAGCAGGATATCATCGCGGCGACACTCATCGGAAAATAGCTGAAAGACCCCGACATCCAGAACGCCCCGATGCAACTGTTCGGCAATGACCAGACTTTGGGCAACATCGGTGTAGACGGAGACATCAGGCTGAAGTCTTGCGAAACGTCCAAGGACTGGCACCAGCGTCCCGTGAGACATTTCCTCGGTTATTCCAAGCCGCACCACCCCGCTCAGCACTTCTGTGCCTAAGCTGGTGATGGCCTCATCGTTGAGGGAGAGAATCCGGCGAGCGTATGTCAACAGCTGTTCGCCTTCCTCGGTGAAAACGGGCTGTCCGCTTTGACGTGTGAGAAGTTGGCAGCCAAGCCCTTTTTCCAACCGACGGATCTTGTGTGATACGGCGGATTGGGACAGCGCCAGCTGACGCGCCGCGCGAGATACGCCTCCATGGTCCCTGATCGCACATAGCGCCTGCAACGCACCAATATCCAGTTTCGACATCATAATGAAATGATGACAGATTTAGATTGTCTGTTCAAATTAATTCATTTTCGTCATCATTTCACATCTCCTATCTTGGGGGCCGACAAGGGAGATATACCATGCTTGAATTGCCTCAGACATCACTCATCGAAGGAAACCGCATTCGATGGGGCGTGACTGGTGACGGCCCGCCGCTAGTCGCCATTCACGGAACACCCTTTTCCTCGCAGGTCTGGCGCAGGATCATTCCCCTGTTGGCTGATAGGAGACGTATCTACTATTTTGATCTTGCGGGCTATGGACAATCGGAGATGCACGAAAGGCAGGATGTTTCGCTTGGTGTGCAAAACAGGGTGCTTGCTGCCCTGTTCGCCGAATGGGAGCTGGATCGCCCGGATGTTCTGGCGCATGACTTCGGTGGCGCGACAGCCCTTCGCGCCTATTATCTCAACGACCTGCAATATGGCTCCTTGACGCTGTTTGATGTAGTCGCCCAAGCTCCGTGGGGGTCGCCTTTCGTGCGTCATGTCTGCCAGCACGAAGCCGCGTTCGCTGGCATGCCGGACAGCATGCACCGGGCGCTTTTGGAGAGTTATATAGAGGGCTCCACGCATGCGCCAATGTCTCGAGAAGCGTTGGACATCTACAGTGCCCCATGGATAGGTCCCGTCGGACAACCTGCCTTCTATCGCCAGATTGCTCAGATGGATCAGAAATTCACAGACGAAGTCGAACTGCTTTATCAACCCATGGATTGTCCGGTCACTGTTTTATGGGGGCGGGAAGATCAATGGCTTCCATCTACGCAAGGCAGATCCCTAGCAAAGAAACTCTCGGATACCGCTTGCACCATCGTGGAAGGGGCAGGGCATCTTATGCAGGAAGATCGGCCAGAAGCTATCGTGGCATCTGTTCTCAAGCAGGCCTATTAACAAGGACAATGCACGGGATTCTCATAGAATATATCTCCATCCTGCTGTCGCTGCGTGATGCGTAACAGCATGATCCTGGAGACTCCCTATTGAGAAGCGGGCTTTCTGGCAATCAGCCCGCCGCAGATAATCATGCACAGTCCCAGAAGCGCGAGGCCAGACAGCAAATCACCAAAGAGCAGGGCTGACAAAACAACCCCAAACCCCGTCCCCCAATAGCCGATCTGACTGAAAATAACAGGGCCGGCAATCTTTTGAAGTTGGAAGTTGAGCACATATAGCAGGGCCAATATGGCGATCATTCCTATGGTCCACCCCCAATCGGAGTATGAGGTCAAACGCCATTGGGTCACGTCTTCGAACATGGGGGCCATCACCAAGATAATCAGACAGGAGGCCAGCAAGGTTGCACATGCAAAAGCTTGCGCCGAAGTGCCTTCCGGCCAGAAGCGCGTGCGTACAATGTTTCCCAATGCAGCAAAAGCG contains the following coding sequences:
- a CDS encoding LysR family transcriptional regulator; translation: MMSKLDIGALQALCAIRDHGGVSRAARQLALSQSAVSHKIRRLEKGLGCQLLTRQSGQPVFTEEGEQLLTYARRILSLNDEAITSLGTEVLSGVVRLGITEEMSHGTLVPVLGRFARLQPDVSVYTDVAQSLVIAEQLHRGVLDVGVFQLFSDECRRDDILLSEDDLVWAKSRDLILDFDRPIPFLAFDNRCFYRRWAMETAPQPPHGLSIVLKCASVSGIMSSLRSGLGISLVGRRQITDDLEIIQGRFAKPPRVATVLRKRNQAPSHAVLALARQIACLTQQCAHPA
- a CDS encoding alpha/beta hydrolase encodes the protein MLELPQTSLIEGNRIRWGVTGDGPPLVAIHGTPFSSQVWRRIIPLLADRRRIYYFDLAGYGQSEMHERQDVSLGVQNRVLAALFAEWELDRPDVLAHDFGGATALRAYYLNDLQYGSLTLFDVVAQAPWGSPFVRHVCQHEAAFAGMPDSMHRALLESYIEGSTHAPMSREALDIYSAPWIGPVGQPAFYRQIAQMDQKFTDEVELLYQPMDCPVTVLWGREDQWLPSTQGRSLAKKLSDTACTIVEGAGHLMQEDRPEAIVASVLKQAY